In Candidatus Bathyarchaeota archaeon, a single genomic region encodes these proteins:
- a CDS encoding copper-translocating P-type ATPase: MRHLAEFKRRFRVSLFLTVPILLLSRMVQMWFGLEWIQVPFQKMILSIFSIIIYVYGGWPFLNGLLQEVRNKQPGMMTLVGTAISAAMFYSLTASAADGKDFFWEIATLIDVMLLGHWIEAKSVLGASMALEELVHIMPSIAHVVRNGEIADIPASQLSRYDIVLVRPGEKIPADGVIIEGESSVSEALLTGESKPVYKKVGDKVVGGAINGEGILKVRVEKTGDETYLSQVIKIVRQAQESRSRTQDLANRAAAFLFYVAVAVGAISFTAWSLIGSVDTALERAVTVLVIACPHALGLAIPLVIAISTSIAARSGVLIRDRRAFEMIKDVDAVVFDKTGTLTTGRFSVSEVISLIPEDELLKLTASVELNSEHVIARAIIEYARSRGLSIPQATGFKAFPGRGAYGIVGQREVYVGSMNLLKELGISLEDNELTRMSGHGETVVFTVVDGRIAGAFALTDTIRSESYEAIKDLKGMGLKVYMITGDSEEVAGWVAKELGVDAYFARVLPHEKAERIKLLKEKGLMVAMVGDGVNDAPSLLTADVGIAIGAGTDVTIECADIILVKNDPRDVARLIEISRKTYSKMAQNLWWAAGYNIVTIPVAAGVLSWLGVNLPASLGALIMSLSTVLVAINSQTLRRYEPEGAGKRLLVTDPVCGMRIDPQTAYSRIEYEGVTVYFCSEFCEETFLKNPKRFKLET; this comes from the coding sequence GTGCGTCACTTGGCAGAGTTTAAGAGGAGATTCCGGGTTTCGCTCTTTCTGACCGTCCCAATACTGCTCCTATCAAGAATGGTTCAGATGTGGTTTGGGCTTGAGTGGATCCAAGTTCCCTTCCAAAAAATGATTTTATCCATCTTCTCGATTATCATTTACGTTTACGGCGGATGGCCCTTCCTTAATGGGCTACTTCAGGAGGTTAGGAATAAACAGCCGGGTATGATGACTCTTGTAGGCACAGCGATCTCAGCGGCCATGTTCTACTCTCTAACAGCTTCCGCGGCGGATGGGAAAGATTTTTTCTGGGAGATTGCAACCCTCATCGACGTGATGCTTCTGGGACACTGGATCGAAGCTAAAAGCGTTCTAGGCGCCTCCATGGCTCTGGAGGAGCTGGTTCACATAATGCCGAGTATAGCCCACGTTGTTAGGAACGGTGAAATTGCGGATATCCCTGCCTCGCAGCTGAGCAGATATGATATCGTTCTTGTTCGCCCCGGAGAGAAGATTCCGGCTGATGGGGTCATTATAGAGGGTGAATCGTCTGTCAGCGAGGCCCTATTGACAGGTGAATCAAAACCAGTATACAAGAAAGTTGGGGACAAGGTTGTGGGCGGCGCCATAAACGGTGAAGGAATTTTGAAGGTTAGAGTGGAGAAGACGGGTGATGAGACCTACCTATCCCAAGTGATTAAGATTGTCAGGCAGGCTCAGGAAAGCAGGTCGCGTACTCAAGACTTGGCGAACAGGGCAGCTGCCTTTCTATTCTATGTCGCGGTTGCTGTTGGAGCCATATCGTTCACAGCCTGGTCGCTTATCGGATCCGTTGACACCGCTCTTGAAAGAGCGGTTACAGTCCTTGTAATCGCCTGCCCGCATGCCCTCGGCTTGGCAATACCATTAGTCATAGCCATCTCAACATCCATCGCTGCGAGAAGCGGGGTTCTCATACGTGATAGACGCGCCTTTGAAATGATTAAGGATGTTGATGCAGTTGTCTTCGATAAAACAGGCACATTAACAACTGGCAGATTCAGTGTGAGTGAAGTAATCTCCCTAATCCCTGAAGATGAACTCTTAAAGTTGACGGCAAGCGTCGAGCTGAACTCTGAGCATGTAATCGCAAGGGCTATCATCGAGTATGCGAGAAGCAGGGGCTTAAGCATCCCTCAAGCCACAGGCTTTAAGGCCTTTCCAGGACGAGGCGCATATGGAATCGTCGGGCAAAGAGAGGTTTACGTTGGAAGTATGAACCTGCTTAAGGAACTAGGTATAAGTCTTGAGGATAACGAGTTGACGAGAATGAGCGGCCACGGCGAAACCGTTGTCTTCACAGTCGTGGACGGAAGAATCGCCGGAGCCTTCGCGTTAACCGACACCATTCGATCCGAATCATATGAGGCGATCAAAGATCTTAAGGGGATGGGTTTGAAGGTCTACATGATTACAGGGGATTCTGAGGAGGTTGCAGGATGGGTTGCAAAGGAACTGGGTGTAGACGCATACTTTGCAAGGGTTCTTCCACATGAGAAGGCGGAGAGGATAAAGCTCCTTAAAGAGAAGGGCCTAATGGTTGCTATGGTTGGGGACGGCGTAAATGATGCACCATCCCTCCTCACAGCAGATGTAGGTATAGCCATAGGTGCTGGAACAGACGTTACGATAGAATGCGCAGATATAATCTTAGTAAAGAATGACCCTAGAGACGTGGCAAGGCTGATTGAGATTTCCCGTAAAACTTATTCGAAAATGGCCCAGAATCTATGGTGGGCAGCCGGCTACAATATTGTTACGATACCAGTAGCTGCTGGCGTTCTTTCATGGTTAGGTGTAAATCTCCCAGCCTCATTAGGCGCATTAATAATGTCGCTGAGCACAGTTCTAGTAGCAATCAACAGCCAAACCCTCAGAAGATATGAGCCTGAGGGGGCGGGAAAGAGACTCTTGGTTACGGATCCAGTCTGCGGGATGAGGATAGATCCACAAACAGCATACAGCAGAATTGAGTATGAAGGCGTTACAGTCTACTTCTGCTCAGAATTCTGCGAAGAAACATTCCTAAAGAATCCGAAAAGATTCAAGTTAGAAACCTAA
- a CDS encoding SLC13 family permease yields MSIHGIVAMLAFIVSIILTLRQPSVNFPFFSRRVRIDYGSAPLLCALVLLAIPGMPASTLLASGLFGCSYIKPYSVIIFILSLSYICISLDCTGFFEHVSLRVVEVGRASGIKLFAYLFLMTSFLTMFTSNDVVILTVTYVILYMAVHAKIDPVPFLVAQFFAANVLSMGLYVGNPTNIVIADAFGIEFIEFARWMLIPSIAATFTCLFLLMLIFRRRIPGRLELAVNGSAALKDRRGAIFGLLVLGAMLFVISLPGDYIDAQPWTIALSFATIMALYNLAFNRSRAKTVIFRMPWKIAPFLVGLFIIVEALAVSGWTGLFAPAILKIISEDALITVPSLSFLSALAAGLMNNHPMTVFFVKMIKENLSSHLSGMTEIGVMSALVIGSNLGANYMLTGALAGLMWNKILSEKGVKISFSQFSKYGFLVMPLLTLATSLSFVAMSTL; encoded by the coding sequence TTGTCTATTCATGGGATCGTTGCAATGCTTGCTTTTATTGTTTCAATCATCTTGACTCTTAGGCAGCCGAGTGTGAATTTTCCCTTCTTTTCGAGGAGGGTGCGGATCGATTATGGATCGGCGCCTCTTCTATGCGCTTTAGTTCTGCTTGCAATTCCCGGGATGCCTGCCTCAACCTTGTTGGCAAGCGGGCTTTTTGGCTGCTCATATATTAAGCCGTACTCTGTGATAATTTTCATCCTGTCCCTTTCTTATATCTGTATTTCATTGGATTGTACAGGCTTCTTTGAGCATGTCTCTCTAAGAGTTGTGGAGGTTGGTAGGGCTTCTGGCATTAAGCTATTCGCATATCTCTTCTTGATGACGTCGTTTCTGACAATGTTCACGAGCAACGACGTTGTGATATTGACGGTTACATACGTCATTCTTTATATGGCTGTACATGCGAAGATCGATCCTGTTCCCTTCTTGGTGGCGCAATTCTTCGCCGCAAATGTGCTTAGCATGGGGCTCTATGTTGGGAATCCGACAAACATTGTGATTGCGGATGCCTTCGGCATAGAATTCATCGAATTTGCAAGGTGGATGCTTATTCCCTCAATCGCGGCCACCTTCACATGCCTATTTTTGCTGATGCTAATCTTTAGGAGGAGGATTCCTGGAAGGTTGGAATTGGCGGTTAATGGTTCAGCCGCACTTAAGGATAGGAGGGGCGCAATATTCGGCCTGCTTGTGCTGGGAGCAATGTTATTTGTGATAAGTCTGCCCGGAGACTATATAGATGCCCAACCATGGACTATTGCACTATCCTTCGCAACGATTATGGCACTGTACAACCTTGCATTCAATAGGTCTAGGGCGAAGACTGTTATTTTTAGGATGCCTTGGAAGATAGCGCCGTTCTTGGTAGGCTTATTCATAATTGTCGAGGCGCTAGCGGTTTCTGGGTGGACAGGCTTATTCGCCCCAGCAATTTTGAAGATAATTTCAGAAGATGCGCTCATAACCGTGCCCAGCTTGAGCTTCCTCTCAGCACTTGCCGCAGGCCTAATGAATAACCATCCCATGACCGTTTTCTTTGTTAAGATGATTAAGGAGAATCTTTCATCTCATCTGTCCGGTATGACCGAGATCGGCGTCATGTCGGCATTGGTCATTGGAAGCAATCTGGGCGCAAACTATATGCTGACAGGGGCGCTTGCTGGGCTCATGTGGAACAAAATATTATCGGAAAAGGGAGTAAAAATATCGTTTTCACAATTCTCTAAGTATGGTTTCTTGGTGATGCCATTATTGACTCTGGCGACAAGTCTATCGTTTGTTGCGATGTCAACGCTTTAA
- a CDS encoding thioredoxin family protein, translating to MSNVLDVNAEDWEMEVLASSILTVVDFWHERCPWCIRLNPIFEEVAEKYGDRVKFVRFNVLKNPNNREVAIRNGVLGTPTIAFYCDGKYLGSVVGFLSKTDLEHAVEDFMRRYRECVKQSTGLK from the coding sequence ATGTCTAATGTATTGGATGTTAATGCTGAAGACTGGGAGATGGAGGTTCTAGCATCTAGCATCCTGACGGTCGTTGACTTCTGGCATGAGAGGTGCCCGTGGTGTATTAGGTTGAATCCAATCTTTGAGGAGGTTGCAGAAAAGTACGGGGACAGGGTAAAGTTTGTGAGGTTCAATGTTCTTAAGAATCCTAATAATAGAGAGGTTGCGATAAGAAACGGCGTCTTAGGTACGCCTACGATCGCTTTTTACTGCGATGGGAAATATCTGGGTTCGGTGGTCGGCTTTTTATCAAAGACCGATCTTGAACATGCTGTCGAGGATTTTATGAGACGTTACAGAGAATGTGTCAAGCAGAGTACAGGGCTTAAGTGA
- a CDS encoding Rieske (2Fe-2S) protein has product MAEKIVRMVYIGNSKRIPVGEAKKFSYPVGDEKGTERPGILIHLEEGFVAYDALCTHLQAEVEWNRYTGKIWCTLHDGIYDPKTGKPQLGMPKHPLRKIELKIEENGDIYALI; this is encoded by the coding sequence ATGGCCGAGAAAATCGTTAGAATGGTATATATTGGTAACTCTAAAAGGATACCTGTTGGCGAGGCAAAAAAGTTCTCATACCCCGTTGGTGATGAAAAGGGAACCGAGAGGCCTGGCATACTAATCCATCTAGAGGAAGGATTTGTGGCTTATGATGCCTTATGCACACATCTTCAAGCCGAGGTTGAGTGGAACCGCTACACGGGAAAAATCTGGTGCACACTACATGACGGCATCTATGACCCTAAAACAGGCAAACCTCAGCTTGGAATGCCCAAACATCCCTTAAGAAAGATAGAGCTGAAGATTGAGGAGAATGGAGATATCTACGCTCTGATTTAG